In Diachasmimorpha longicaudata isolate KC_UGA_2023 chromosome 4, iyDiaLong2, whole genome shotgun sequence, a single genomic region encodes these proteins:
- the LOC135161739 gene encoding sodium-coupled monocarboxylate transporter 2-like, translating to METGDRYFHWADWLVFALMLSCSAASGIWHFRKALKSTIAEYILGRSGFTVFPVSASLIASFISGVTILGTPAEIYNFGTQYWITVFSILFAGVITANVYLPVFMKLKLNSCYEYLELRFNRGVRILISLIFVIDVVLYQSIVVYVPALALNQVTGISIYLIGGIVCFVCVFYTVLGGIRAVVWTDAFQVVVMIFAVIAVTSLGTYNVGGLGEVWRIASENRRIQFLNFDTSPFTRHTVWTVLIGSCLYSTAYISVNQTMVQRYSSLTSERSSKIAILIFTIGVMCFISLTCWCGLVLFAWWAPPKCDPRASGLIKTDDQMLPAYVMEIAGHLHGIPGIFIAGIFSAALSTLSVGLNSTSVVILEDFVKGCFQLKPNDRWSTIFVKAVVVCLGLFALGFLFVVEKMGGVLAVTGSLAAIAAGTSFGVFTLGMLIPWANSKGAFVGAVTGFLIAGWSSLGANAMVAAGEIIPKKLPVSLTSCPSNISESFLDQFPTNHSEEDVFPLYRLSYHWFAGLGTIIVILIGGFVSWLTGPTNPANVDRDLLSPVIHRFLPKPIYNTQTKRPSQNLPPGYPESSSLILTDISRRASHGINSHQVRPTPV from the exons ATGGAAACAGGGGATAGGTACTTTCACTGGGCAGACTGGCTGGTATTTGCTCTTATGCTCAGTTGCTCAGCCGCATCCGGTATCTGGCATTTCCGGAAGGCACTCAAATCGACCATCGCTGAGTACATACTTGGACGAAGTGGATTCACTGTCTTTCCAGTCTCTGCTTCTCTTATCGCCAG CTTCATTTCTGGTGTCACAATCCTGGGAACTCCAGcggaaatttataattttggcACCCAGTATTGGATAACTGTGTTCTCTATTTTATTCGCTGGGGTCATTACAGCTAACGTATATCTGCCagtttttatgaaattaaaactCAACTCATGTTACGAG tactTGGAGCTGCGCTTCAATCGTGGTGTGAGGATATTGATATCACTGATATTCGTAATTGACGTG GTGCTGTACCAATCGATAGTCGTTTATGTACCAGCACTTGCGCTCAATCAAG TGACGGGAATCAGCATCTACTTAATTGGCGGCATTGTATGCTTCGTCTGCGTATTTTACACAGTATTG GGAGGAATCAGAGCTGTGGTATGGACCGATGCATTCCAAGTAGTAGTTATGATCTTCGCTGTGATCGCGGTTACCAGTTTAGGAACCTACAATGTCGGAGGGCTGGGCGAAGTCTGGAGGATAGCTTCCGAGAACcgaagaattcaatttttaaa TTTTGATACTTCACCATTCACGAGGCATACAGTGTGGACGGTGCTAATTGGCTCCTGTCTATACAGCACTGCTTACATTTCCGTTAATCAAACGATGGTTCAACGCTACAGCTCATTAACTTCAGAGAGAAGCTCGAAAAT AGCAATACTAATTTTTACCATTGGAGTGATGTGTTTCATCTCATTAACCTGCTGGTGCGGTCTGGTGTTGTTTGCGTGGTGGGCGCCACCGAAATGCGATCCCAGGGCATCTGGGTTAATCAAGACTGACGATCAGATGCTGCCGGCTTACGTCATGGAAATTGCTGGCCATCTGCACGGGATTCCCGGGATCTTCATAGCTGGGATATTTAGCGCTGCATTGAg CACACTGTCAGTGGGGCTTAATTCAACTTCAGTGGTTATTCTTGAGGACTTTGTCAAGGGATGCTTTCAGTTGAAGCCAAATGACCGGTGGTCGACGATTTTTGTCAAGGCTGTGGTCGTCTGCTTGGGATTATTCGCCCTGGGATTTTTGTTTGTTGTTGAGAAGATGGGAGGTGTTCTTGCT GTCACCGGAAGTTTAGCGGCTATTGCTGCGGGCACCTCCTTCGGCGTCTTCACCCTGGGAATGTTAATTCCGTGGGCGAATTCAAAA gGTGCATTTGTCGGCGCTGTCACCGGTTTCCTAATTGCAGGATGGTCCAGCTTGGGTGCTAATGCTATGGTCGCCGCTGGTGAAATAATCCCGAAAAAATTGCCAGTCTCTCTGACCTCATGTCCCAGCAACATCAGCGAAAGTTTTCTCGATCAATTTCCCACGAATCATAG CGAGGAGGACGTCTTTCCACTCTATCGGCTATCTTATCACTGGTTCGCGGGACTGGGGACGATTATTGTGATTCTAATAGGGGGTTTTGTGTCCTGGTTAACGGGGCCAACAAATCCAGCCAATGTCGACAGAGATTTATTATCTCCAGTTATTCACAG GTTTTTGCCGAAGCCCATATACAATACGCAGACTAAAAGACCATCTCAAAATCTTCCCCCTGGTTATCCAGAGTCTTCCAGTTTGATACTCACAGATATTTCCAGAAGAGCATCTCATGGTATTAATTCACATCAG GTGCGTCCAACACCAGTGTGA